TGATGCGGTAGCCCGTCGAGAGGCGCTGCAGCGACTGCGACAGGTTCGCGTTCTGCTGGCCCACGACCCGCTGTGCGATCAGGGAGTTGATGTTGGTGTTGATCCGACTCATGGTTTTCGCCTCTCTTTGTGCCGCCGTCCACGACGGCCGACGTTCCTGGATGCCCCTTAGGCCACACGGCCTAACGCTGGTTTGCTGCCCGGGACGCAAACGCTCGGGCACCGCACAACGCACTGTCGTGTGGCTTTCACAAGATCGGTGGACGTGTCACACGTTTTCACTACACCGCGCAGAAATAGCGCCTTTGGGACGATCGCCCGCCCGCAAAACACAACCAGCCCGCCCAGCCCGCATAGGCGATACGACAACACACCGCTCGGGAGGGCGTGTCGTTTCGGGATGTGAGGCTTGTAGGGGTTAGGCGGCCGCTCGCCGCAGGCGGGTTAGGCCGAGCCGGGCCGCTTCGCCTGCTCCAGCATCCGCTCCAGGTCGCGGATGTACGTATCTTTGTGTTCGCCGGTCTGCCGGAGCTTGCGCCCGCGCAGTAGCGACTTTACGCGCGTCAAGAGTTCGAGCTTGTTGACGGGCTTGCTGAGAAACTCATCGGTCCCCGCCTCGACGCCGCGCTCGATGTCGCCCAGCTCGTTCAGCGCCGTCACCATCATGACCGCGATATCGCGCGTCTCGGGGTTGTCTTTCAGCTTGCGGCAGACCTCGAAGCCCGACATCCGCGGCATCATCACATCCAGCAGCACCAGGTCCGGCATCGCGACGCCGTCGTCTTCGATCAGCGTCAAGGCCTCGGCCCCGTCGTGCGCCGTCAGCACCTCGACGGGCATCGACTCGAGGTAGGCCTGCAGGAGCTCGACGTTCTGCTCGTTGTCGTCCACCACGAGGATCACCGACCCGGCCGGGTCAAACTCGGTGTCTTGCGGCGTGCTGGGAGTGGGGGGGGTAGACATACCAGTAGTTCCATCATCGAAGCCCCGCGCGGTCGGCGTGGCGGGTAGGTATCGAAAGAAGGGCGGTGCCGGATCGTCAGCCCGCAGACGCCTAGTCTAACCATTCTACGCCGGCCAAGCGGGCTGGGTCGGTCTCGTGAACCCCCGCGCAACGCCGTTAGCCGAGCAATCGCAAAGGTTTAGCGGCTGGGCCCGGTCGGTCGCGCATTGCTTTTTGGCCTTATCCACGATAGAATGCGTGGCTCGACGGATTTGGACCGCATCTCCCGGGCGATGGCCCGCGACACCCGCACGACCGCCCAGGCGCACACGATGAGCAAGACGACCTACACCGCGCAGACTCACTGGCAGGACCGCTGGAACGAACCGACGGTCGAGCAGCTGCTTGCGCCGATCAAAGAGACCCACCGCAAGGCGATCGACAGCATCATGGCCGGGATGGAGGCCTACGAAGGCGTCGATAAGCAGGTCGTCTGGTCCGGCCAGGGCTGGCAGTGGACCATCGAGTACTCGCTCGAAGGCCATCACACGTTGGGCCCCGACAGCCCGGACGCGATGGCGTACATCATCCCCGACCCCGAGCAGCCCGTCCTCGCGATCCCACTCAAGGACGAGCAGATCGAACAGATCCCGCTCCGCCGCGTCAACCGGTTCATCCGCGACCAGCTAAGAAGCGCCAAGTGCCCGGTCGAACTCCACTGGTGCAAATGGACCCCCAGCGCCCAGACCGAAGTCGACCACATCATGGACCTCTTCAAACGCAAGTGGAAGATCATGACGGGGAAGAAGCGGTAATTGTTTAGCCGCCGCCCATCGGGCGGCGCGTTCGCGTTAGATCAACTGCAGGACCGAGCGTAACGCCATGCCGACGGCGATCGTTGCGCTCGGCACCGCGATCATTAACAATAAGCAGCCCTTGCTCCCCGGCAGATCGTCGAGCTGTGACGCTTTGACCTTCCCGCCCGCATCGCGGACGCGGACCAGCACTTCTTCTTCGATTTCGGTGTAGTTGCCTTCTTCATCCATCTCAGGATCAGCGTAGTCGTAGCCGGTGAGCGCCTTGGCGACCTGGACGGGGATGTCGAAGATGTAGTCGACCTGGGGTCTTTCCGCGTCGAATTGTGCCTGCTCAGCAAACAAACCATCGCGTATCGACGCGAAGCAATCGGGGAGGTCTCCCTCGGTTTCGAGGTGCTCGATGCCTTGCTCGGAGTCGTGCGTGATGCGCCAGGTACACTCGCCTCGGGACCATCCCGTCGCGATGCTGACCATGACGTTCTCTTCGACGGAGCACGCGACCGCTTGCTCGCCCGGCACCGTGGGTAGTTCGGTGAGATCGCCTCGGCCGGACAGCACGACGTACCATCCGCTGGGCATCGCATAGCCGAAGTACTCGGAGTCATTTGTTTCGGCCTCGGCTGTGCTGACGGCCAGCCCGAGCAGGTCGAGGAGTTCTGCTTTCGAGCGGTCTTGAACCGCGACCCAGGAAAGCGATGCGCCCATGTGTGGTGCCCTTGATCATTGCTCGTACTTACGAAGTGCTTTGCATCCCGTTTGTTTGCGGTCGAGCGGTGGGTGGATCATCGTCAAGCGTTGTTACGGCGCTACAATTACATGGCCAGTCGGGTTGGGGCTGGTCGCTTCGTCTACCACACACGGTGGCACGTCATACCAAGGGTCTCAGCCGTACGAAGTCTCGAGATCATGCCAACGTCCACGGTTCGCCATGCGATCGATTTGGTGTGCCGGGGCAAACACGACACGCAACGAGAAACCAGCCGCTGAGGTGCGCTCCATCCCTGCATACACCGGGACACATGTAGCGACGGCCACAGGCGCATGAGGAAAGCCAAGAGGCTGGGGTACATGATT
The sequence above is a segment of the Phycisphaeraceae bacterium D3-23 genome. Coding sequences within it:
- a CDS encoding response regulator; the protein is MSTPPTPSTPQDTEFDPAGSVILVVDDNEQNVELLQAYLESMPVEVLTAHDGAEALTLIEDDGVAMPDLVLLDVMMPRMSGFEVCRKLKDNPETRDIAVMMVTALNELGDIERGVEAGTDEFLSKPVNKLELLTRVKSLLRGRKLRQTGEHKDTYIRDLERMLEQAKRPGSA